The Candidatus Bathyarchaeota archaeon nucleotide sequence ATCGCCCTGCAAAGCAGCGACTACATGACTAACCCGTTTGTGGTACTGCATGAGTTTTATCATCACCTGCGAAGCAGCGGCGTGGACAGGATGCACAGGGGCACCGAAAAAGGAGCAGACAATTTTGCCCTCGAATTTATAGTGGCTTATCAGATTGCAGCCAAAATAGCGCAGGAATAGTTCAATAGAAATCTTCGTCTTTGCATTCAACCGCAGGGGTTACTTCTATGAGAATTTTTTCAGCAGACGAGTCGTATGCGGCTATGCAGTTTTTTCCCTCAAACGGAGGACCCACAATCATCAATACACGTCCAAAAAAATAGTTCATGTCCGTGTGGCTTGGCGAAATGTTTCCTGAAGGATGTGAATGCACAGTGCCCACTAAAGAGAAATCTCCAGCGAACATGTAAGGGTTAAAATGCACTTCGCCATGACCATGCGCGGCAAATGGTGCCAAAACAAGATCATTTATGCATATTACGCCTTTGCTTTTTTTGCCTCTCAGAAGCAGGAAGCTTTCACGTGGGTAGAGTTCTTTTGCACCCGCATATATTGCGTCCAGTATGTTGCTTGGAATCTGCACGGTCAAGTCTGATGGCATAGTGACAAGTTTTGTGT carries:
- a CDS encoding Mov34/MPN/PAD-1 family protein, which codes for MPSDLTVQIPSNILDAIYAGAKELYPRESFLLLRGKKSKGVICINDLVLAPFAAHGHGEVHFNPYMFAGDFSLVGTVHSHPSGNISPSHTDMNYFFGRVLMIVGPPFEGKNCIAAYDSSAEKILIEVTPAVECKDEDFY